The window TTTCCTGAAACCATAAATCAGGTCAGGACAATCAACTCCCAAAACTGGCAACGAACCCATCAGCAGAGCATAATCACCAACTACAATCGAGCGCCTTACTTTGAGCAGGTCATGACCTGGCTCGCCCCTTTATTTGCAATAGAGTGGAAAACCCTGGCCGAGCTGAATATCTCCCTGGTCAGATCACTGGCAGGGTTTCTCGGGATCACCACATTAATCCATGTCGCCTCGGAACTCGGTCCCTTCCCTGAAACTCCAGATGAACGCCTCATCGGCTTGGTCCGTCATTTTGACGGCAAGAAATACATCGCCGGCAGTGGCGGCCAAGGCTATATGAATCTGAACACCTGGAGCGACGCGGGCATCGAGGTCGAATTTCAAGACTATCACCACCCGACATACCCTCAACTCTTTGGTCCCTTCGAGCCTAACCTCTCCGTACTTGACCTCCTCTTCAACTGCGGCCCGAACAGCCTGAACCTCTTGCGGAACACATCATGAATATCCTCGCGATTGGCGCCCATCCAGACGACATTGAGATAGGATGCGGCGGCACCCTGATAAAATATCAGAACAGCGGCCACGCCATCTATACCCTGGTG of the Desulfobulbaceae bacterium genome contains:
- a CDS encoding WbqC family protein produces the protein MIISVHQPQYMPWLGYFAKMAGADHFILLDTVQYKKNEWQNRNRIKTATGWQWLTVPVAFNFPETINQVRTINSQNWQRTHQQSIITNYNRAPYFEQVMTWLAPLFAIEWKTLAELNISLVRSLAGFLGITTLIHVASELGPFPETPDERLIGLVRHFDGKKYIAGSGGQGYMNLNTWSDAGIEVEFQDYHHPTYPQLFGPFEPNLSVLDLLFNCGPNSLNLLRNTS